ACGATTGGACGACTTGACCCCCAAGCAGAAGAGCTTGTTGGACTTGATCCCGAAAATCCCTGTACGCAAGGAAGATTCGCTGTGGTACCGAGAGGTGCAGGCAAGAGAAGCGGAGCGGACCCAGCAAGCCAGCGCGAACAAACAGCGGATGGCCGAAATCATACTCAAGGGCGCCAGATTGACGGCGAGTGATGGAACCGCGGTCTACTCCATGGACGGGAAAGTATTCGTCCGGTACACCATCACGTCTTTCACCATCGGCCCCAAGGGGCGAGTTGATGGTCCGCTTGAACCCCAACTTTTCACCCTGTCCGACAGAAGTTCTCAAAGGAACAAGGACGCCATGATCCGGTCCATCCTGAAGCTTGACCCGGCACAGGTTCGCAGCACCTGGGGAAAGTAGCCGTCGAGAGCTCTCGGATCTTCGCTGAATCTGTGAAATTATTGACGAGTGCGTAATTCGGATCGGTTTTGGCCGCTTAGTCGTGGTAGCTGAGCCGCGATGGACCTGATAGCCCTCGGTCGTGCCCGTCAGGCGGTACTGCGGCTCGGTGTCGTGCTGATCATGGTCGGCGCGATGATCGTCGGCACATCCCCGGGCGACTGGCTTGCGGAGTGCATCTGGATCGCCGCCTACGCGCTCGCCGCGATCGGTGCCGCGGTTCTCGCTGTCTCACCCGCCGGCAAGTTGATCAGCGGCCCGCGCTGGCACATAGCCACCGCAGCCACCGACATCGTGGCGGTGGCGGGTTTCCATCTGCTGACGTCGGGCGGTTACGTCCCGTTGCTGCTCATCGGGTTGCTTCCGCTGATGGTGATCGTCGAGTTGTCGTGGCAACGCGCGGCAATTGTGTTGTCGCTGAGCGTGGTTGCGTTCATGGGGACGCTTATCGCCGATACGTCGATCCATCAGCAGATCGGATGGCCGGCAGCCGGGTTCCTCGTGGTGTTGTACGCATACCTGTGCTGCGCGGCATTTCTCGCGACCTATGTTCACGCGCGCCAAATTGCGGAAATCTCCTCGGAGCGCACCGCAAGTGAACGCCTGGCCCATCAGGCCACCCACGACGAGCTGACCGGTCTGCCCAATCGTGCCTACGTACTGGCCCGGATCACCGACGCGCTTACCCGAGACGGGCGGGATGCGTTGTCCGCCGTGCTGTTTCTCGATGTCGACGATCTGAAAGCCGTCAACGATTCACTGGGACACGACGCCGGGGACGCGATGCTGCAGGCTGCTGCGCAAAGCCTGCAGCGTTCGGTGCGAGCCGGCGATGTGGTCGCCCGGCTCGGCGGTGACGAATTCGTGGCGCTGCTGTTCGGCCCCACGACCCGCGAGGCGCTGGACGGTCTCAGCGAGCGAATGCATGCCGCATTGGCCGAACCGGTGCGCATCGGCGACACCACCCTGCGCATGACCGCCAGCATCGGCATCGCCCCGATCAACGAGCGTGAGCAGAACACCGCGGCCACCATCCTGCGGGACGCCGATCATGCGATGTATCAAGCGAAACGGCTGGGCCGCGGTAAGAGTGCTTACGCCCCCGGCCAACTCGTCGACTCGAGTGGATCGAGCTAGTCGCGTCGGCTGCTCAGACCGACAGGATGTGTCCTTCGTTGGCCGGGACGGTCCCATCCAGCAGTGCCGCATAGCACTGCTCGACGGCGTCGCGACCGTGTCGCGTCACTACGGTCATCCACGGATGTTCGGCGTCGTCGATGCGTGCCAGGAATGCCGTCCACGCCGAGGCCAACCGCTCTTGCAGACCGTCGGCGCCCCACTCCGCCGCCCGCTTGCGGGCCTGTTCGGGCGCGAAGAACAACTGCGGCGGCGGGCCGGGCAATTCACCCCCGCCACCGAGTGAATCCCAATGGGTCGCGCCCACCGCGCAGCTGTAGGCCAGCAGATCGCCGAGTCTGCGGTGCACCGCCCCGCGCAGCGCGGTGTCCCCGCTCATGTCGACGTACACCGACGCGACCTCGGAAAGTGTGCCCGCGTCCTCGTAGCAGACGACGTCGTCGTAACAGCCGAGCGAGCGGGTGAATTCAGCATTCGCCGGCGACGTCAGCCCGACGACGGTGACCTCCCCGCCGCGCTGCGCGAGGCAGAACGCGGTGCCGTACGCGGTCTTGCTGGACGCACTGGACAGGATCACCGTTGTGGCGCCGAAGAATGCGTTGTCGGCGAGGAAGTCGTCGATCAGGAACGACGTGGCGAACAGTGGACGCAGAAGCGCCTGCTGAGCCTCGCGGTCGAGTCGATAACCAGGGTCGGCACTACACCGTACGTACTGGTTGTAGACCGCGTGCAGCGCGCGCCGGTGCTCGGAGCCTTCGGCAAAACCACCCGGGTGCACATCGGTGGCCCGCAGCACCACCTCGTCGGCGATCGGCCAGTAGCCGTAGAACCGCTCGCCGACTTCCACTCCGGGACAGCGTGATTCGACGACGGTGGCGAAGCCCCACACCGGGATCTGACCGGTGGCCGAATCGCCGGTCGGATAGAACTGCCAGTAGTTCATCACGTCGCCGAGCGCGGCGTAGGTGATGTTGTTCGACGTCAGGGCGAAGGCGTCGATGCGCAGGCGTACCTCTGCGTCGTCAAGGCTGGGTGCGGGGGACTCGTCCCAGTGGGTCGTGTGCAGATCGTTGCGCTGCACTACGAATTTCGTCGTCATCGGTTCTCCCAGCGTCATCGTTGACGGGCACGACGGTAACCGACCGCGGCTGTCGTCACCGGACTTGGTCATCGGCGTAGGGCGGACCCGGTATCGGACGGGCTGAGGTTTCCCGCGTGGATCCCCTGGGTACACGGGAGGTTGCAGGTTCAGAAGTTGTGCCGCGCAGTCCTGGTACCGCGAGACCAACGTAATGGAGCTTGCCATGTCGGAGTATTCAGAAATGACGGCTATGTTCCGTCACCTCAAGTCGCTCGAAGCCGGTTCGCTGGCATTTCGTCGTCAGCGCAACGACATCATCGAATACGGATTGCCGCTCGCCGATCACATCGCCCGCAAGTACAGCGGCCGGGGAGAACCGTTCGATGACCTTCTGCAGGCCGCCCGAACCGGTCTCGTGAACGCCGTCAACCGCTTTGACGTCGACAATGGCGCAGACTTCCTGTCGTTCGCCGTGCCCACCATGATGGGCGAGGTTCGTCGGCACTTCCGTGACCACACCTGGGCCGTCAAGGTGCCGCGCCGCGTCAAAGAGATTCAGCCGCAACTCACCAAGGCTCGTGCGGAGTTGTCGCAACGCCTCGGTCGGGCACCGAAGATCGTCGAGATAGCCGAGTACCTCGGCATTGCGCGAGAGCTCGTCGTCGAGGGAACTCTCGGTGGGGCTCAATACTCGACTATCTCCACCGATACTCCGACCGGGGATGGTGACGACGATCGGCCTGTCGGCGCTGTCATCGGCACGATCGATCCCAAGCTGGACAGGGTCCTCGACATCGAGACAGTGCGGCCCCTGATCGCTGCGTTGCCCGAGCGGCAGCGGATCGTTCTCAACCTTCGGTTCTTCGAGAACATGACTCAGAGCCAGATCGCAGAACGCATCGGCTGTTCGCAGATGCACGTCTCACGCATCCTGTCCAAGGCGCTCGAGACAATTCGCGACCATGCCGTTGAATCCCGGCTGGCCGCTGCCGGGTAACCGGTTGTCGTTTCGGCCAAAGCTATAGCCCAGCATCAATCCGGAGAAGAGGCAGATATGCCTGCGGTTCCGGCCAACGCCAGCAGCGCTGTCGCCACAGTCATGCCCGGCGTGGCATAGCCGATGTCGACCATCGAGCACCGATTCCTCGACGCGTTGGGCGAGACGCGCGGTGTGGAAGCTGCCGACCGGTTATGCCAGACGTGTGTCGAGTTGATCGATGTCGATGTCGATGTCGATGCGGCGGCGTTGTCTCTGGTGTTCGACGGTGCCAACATCGGCACGGTCGGCGCCAGTGACGCGCAGGCACGGGTGTACGACGAAATGCAGTTCGTGGTGGGTGAGGGACCGTGCTTGGATTCTGTCGCGCACCGCGCACCGGTGCTGGTCGCCGACCTCGCCGACGCCACCGAACAGCGTTGGCCGGCATACGGACCGATGATGATCGCTCACGAGATCCGCGGCGTGTGCGCCATTCCGGTGGTGGTGGCCGGTGAGTATGTCGGGGCACTCGATTTGTTCCGCATTGCTCCCGGCGACCCATCCCGTGAACAGCTCGCGGGGATGATGGTCGCCGCAGAGTTGGCCCAATTGCCGTTGCTGGACCTGCTGAGCGACGATCTGCAGGCCGGGTTTTCTGACCCCGGGAGCAACGCGTGGGAGGACCTGAACGCATTGTCCCGCTCGGAAGTGGGTCAGGCCACAGGCATGCTGATGGCTCAATTGGGCCTCAACGCCACCTCTGCTCTGGCCCGGCTTCGGGCATACGCATACGCATCGGGTCGCAGCGCGACCAGCGTCGCTCGCGACATCATCGACCGCCGATTGTGGTTGGAGGCAGACTGATGAACAGGCCCTTTTCGATCCAATGGTGGCCGGCGGTGCCATCCCCGAATGATGAGAGTGGGCGACGATGAGCGCACCCCGGGAAACTCAGGTGCTGGGAGCAGTGGTGGCGCTGGTCGACAGTCTGCTCGACGACTTCGACATCGTCGAACTGCTGACCGACCTCACCGGACAATGTGCGCGGCTGCTCGATGTTCGAGCAGCAGGCCTTCTCCTTGCCGGTCCACGCCAAGATCTTCATCTGATGGCGGCAACCTCGAAGAGCTCTCACGACCTGGAGATCTTTCAGCTCCAGGCAGACGAGGGACCGTGCTTGGACTGTTTCATTACCGGACAAGCGATTTCCGCGCCCGACCTGGATGCAGAGCGAGCTCGCTGGCCGCGTTTCGTCCCCGCGGCCACCGAGGCCGGCTTCGTTTCGGTCCACGCGGTTCCGATGCGTGCCGCGGGCACGCTGCTCGGTGCACTGGGACTGTTCGGCACGCGACTCGGGGCGCTCAACGACGCCGATCTGCTTGTCGCGCATTCGTTGGTGCATGTGGCGTGTGTGGCTATCCTGCAAGGACATTCACCGACGCCGAACACCGTCGGCCCGTCGCTGCGAGCGGCGCTGAATGATCGCGTGGTTGTCGACCAGGCCACGGGCTTCGTTGGCGAGACCCTCGGTGTCCCCATGGAAGAGGCATTCCGTCTCCTACGCCAGTATGCGCAGAACCATCCCGAACATCTCACTGACATCGCTCGACAGTTGGTGGGTCAACCCGCGCGGCGCGCGGGGATTCTGGCCGCGTTGGCAGAGCTGGTCCCAGAGGTCTGATCAGCCACGCCGCTGGTCAGTCAATCGCAGATTCGTGCTCCGCGACGAGCCAACGCGCCACGTCGACCAGCTTGATATTCGTGTCCGCCGATGCATGGGTCAACATCGCGAATGCCTCAACCCCGGTGATGTTGTGGCGGTGCATCAGAATGCCTTTGGCTTGACTGATGACATCGCGGCTGGCCAGCGCAGCATGGAACTGGGTTGCGGCGGCTGTGCCGAACATCGCCACTGCCGCGTGCTGGGCGACAATCGTGCCGACATCGACGGATTCCTGGGTGAACGCGTTCGGTTGAGCGCCATAGAGGTTCATTGCCCCGAGGGTTTCGGATTCCACGAATAGCTGAAATGAGAGCAGACTGTGCACATCCAGCGAGATCGCTTGCCGGACGAACTCAGGCCAGCGTGTTTCGCTCGACATGTCGTCGATGAGGACGGTGTGGTGCTCCCGTAAAGCGGTGATGCAGGGGCCGTCGCCGAGTTCGCTCTGCAACTGGTCGAGGTGGGCGACGATCGGATCGGTGGGAGCCTCGGCTACTACCGTGCCGCGCTGGATCAGGGAGATGCCTACCCACCGCGCCCCGGGCACTATCGCTGTGGCCGCGTCGACGATGGTCTGCAAGGTGTCGGCCCGGCTTTTCTGCGCTTGCAGGCGCATCGCAAAATTGCCCAGGGTTCGGGCTAATTCGTTGCTGGCGTCGGCGGGCATCAAACAACCTACCCACAATGGAACGAAATCATCCCCCACGACCCCGCCGGCACGTGTCTGAACCGGCGGGATCTAAGCAGGTCGTATGGGCGCGCCCACCGCATCTGCTTACACCAGTTATCCCCGGTCATGCTGCGCCCAAACACATGCAGTTGCGCTCAATATGGAACGCCGAGCGCCAGAACCGCTGTGTCGTCTTCGATACCGGATCCGAAAGTGCCTAAAAGTTGGCGGATTTCGGCGATCAAATCGTCCGCGTTGGTTGGCGTCAGGGCCGTGACAAATCGGCGCAGTGCGCCGTCGTCGTCGTATCGGCGTTTACCCTCGCCGACCCGTGCCTCGGTCAGACCGTCGCTGTAGAGCAGCAGGGTGTCGCCCGGCGCAAGTCGTAGCGAGGCGTCGACGAACCGCGGCCGGTCGGTCAGGCCGACAGCCATCCCGCCGGTGAGATCCAGATAGTCGACCTCACCGGAGCGCTCCATCAACAGCGGAGGCGGATGCCCACCACTGGCCAACCGCACCTCGAATCCGTCCTCCTTCTGGGTGAGAGTGCCGAATACCACTGTGCAGAACCGCGTTTGACCATCGCGATACTCCTGGCCGATGACGGTGTTCAGCCGGTGCAGCACCGTGATCGGGTCGGGGTCGACGACAGCGGCTGTGCGCAGCGTGTAGCGGGTCAACGACGTGATCGCCGCGGCCGCCGGTCCCTTACCGCACACATCGCCCAGGAAGAACCCGGATACGTTGTGTGACAACGGGAAAAGGTCGTAGAAGTCACCGCCGATGTCCTGCACCGACGCATGGTAGTGGGCGGCAGCGGTGAGCCCCTCGGGCACTGAGAGCGACGGAGGCAGTAGCGACCGACGCAACGTCTCGGCCAACGACTCGGCCCTGGCTCGCTCGGATTCGGCGCGCTGGCGTTCCTCAAGCAGAGCTCGTTCGTACGACCGTCGTTCGCGGGCGTCTTGGATGTCGACGCGAATCAGTGCCGGGCGCCCGTCGTCACCGCTCTTGACGTTGGCGGTCAGAAAGACGGACCGGCGCGAGCTGTCGGCAGCCCGCAGTTCCACGCTGATGCCTTCGAGTTCGCCACTCATCTGCAGCAGCGGCGCGAAGTGCGTTTCGAAGTGGATGCGCCCGCCGACGGTGAACAGATCAGTGATCTGCTTGCCGCGCAACGCATTCGGCGTAGTTCCCAGCCAGGACGCCAACGTGGTGTTGGCGTCGAGGATGCGTCCGTCCGGGGTCGCCGCCAGCTGACCGCTGGGTGCGTTCTGCCACAGATCCTCGGTGTCGGTCATGCGTAGGCAAATGCCGCAAGTACTTCGGCGGTGGCCTCGGGCGCGCTGACGTGCGGGCAGTGGCCGGTCGCGTCGAGAGTGATCAGTTGGGCGTCGGGGATGCGATCACGGACGTAGGCGCCGACTTCGGGCGGCGCGATGACGTCCTGGCGGCAGTCGACGATCAGCGTGGGAACCGGGACACCGGCGAGGTCGGCTCGGTTGTCGGAGAGAAACGTGGCGCGGGCGAAGATCTTCGCGGCTGCGGGATTGGTGCGGCAGAACGTCGTGGCGAGGTCCTCGGCCAGCTCAGGGCGGTCGGCGTTGCCCATGATCGTCGGGGCCATCGACTGCGACCAGCCGAGGTAGTTGCTTTCCAGAGATTCGAGTAGCTCGTCAATGTCGGCGCGGCTGAAACCGCCGCGGTACCCGTCGTCGTCGATGTAGCGCGGAGACGGGGTGATCATCGCCAGCTTGCTGAACCGGGCCGGCGCCGTGGACACCGCCAGCACCCCGATCATGGCGGCCACCGAGTGCCCAACGAGCACCACATCGCGCAGGTCTAGGGCCTCGGCGATCTCCACCACGTCGTCGGCGTAGCCCTGCAGCGACGCGTACTTGCCCGGGTCCCACGCGGCGGGGTCGGCGTTCCCCGAACCGACGTGGTCGAACAGAACGATGTCGAACCGGTCCCGCAGCCGAGAAGCCACCGGGTGCCACAGGTGCTGGTCGCAGCCGAAGCCGTGGGCCAACAGGAGCGTCGGCCCGTCCGCGTCACCCACGCGGGTGACGTGGTTGCGGGAGACGACGTCCATCAGGGCATTCTTGCGCAGTTAGCGCCGGGTCCCGGATCGTGTCCGCTTTTCGGCATACATGGCGGCGTCGGCACGGGCCAGGACTGCTTCGGCCAGGTCGCCGCCGCCTACGACCGCTGTTCCGCAGCTGGCGCCGACGGTCAGTGCCCCAGCGCTGGTGGGCATGTCTTCCTGCAGCACGGTGACCAGGCGCTGACGCAGGCTGAACGGGTCGGGGGCGAACGAAGATGCCAGCAGTACGGCGAACTCGTCCCCGCCGATCCGTGCTCCGAGATCCTCGGCTCGGCAGGTGGTGGCAATGCGGCTGCCGATGATCCGCAGCACCTCGTCACCGACAGAGTGGCCGTACACGTCGTTGATCGGCTTGAACCCGTCGAGGTCAATGTAGAGCACGACAGCTACCGGGTTACCGGTCCCGGCGGCGCCGGAAATCATGCCTTCCAGTCCCGACAGGAACGCAGCCCGGTTGGCCAACCCGGTTAGGGCGTCGACGGAGGCGGCACGGGCCTTCTCGTCCATGACATGGGCGCGGGCCAAGGCCTTGGCGATGAACTGAGCCAGCTGTTCGAGCAGGTTCACGTCCTCTTCGGCGAAGGCGTTCGGCTCGCTGCAGATGACTTTCAAGACGCCCTGCGTGCGGTTCCCATCGACCAGCGGAACGACGATCATCGAGCGGGCGTGCACCCTGCGACAGGCCTCCAGGTCCACCCGGGGATCGGTCTCGGTGTCGGTGGAAATCAGGATCTTGCCGGTTCGGACGCACTCTCCGGACATGCTGCCCGACATCGCCAACCGCAATCCTTCGGTGCCGGCGAGTGAACCGGCGGTGGTGGTGTAGACCATCTCACCGAACTCGGCGAGCTCGATCACCGCGCCGTGAGCATGGGTCGCTTCGCGTGCCTGTTCCGCGACGATCTTCATCACCGCATCGGCCGTCGCATCGGCCTCATTGATTGCTTGCTGCACCTTGATGATGGTCTGCAAGGTCGCTACCGACAGTTCGCCCCCCACGGGCTGGATATTAGGGGAAAAGACGCGGTCAGCGTAGGCAATAAACAATTCGCGTAAGTGCGTTTACGCGTACACACGCACGTCACCCATGGCGTGTGCTATACCCCTAGCAAATTAGCTTTCACGTCAACATCGGGGGTTGGTGCCATGGGCCTGGGACAGCAGGGTCGTTACGTCGGTCGGGTCGGAGCATTGGCGGTGGCCCTCGGTGTCGGCGGGTTGATCGTCGCGCTGCCTGCGGTCGCCGGCGCGGACGACGGGGCGGGGAACTCGGGCAAGACGACGTCGTCGGCCGGCAAGGCTGCCCCGCGGACCGCGGCGAAGACGGGTCCGCGTGCCCCGAAGGCGCCGACGTCGGCGCCGGCCGCCGCGGCCAAGCCGGCCGCATCGATCTCCGGAGCGAGCCGGCGCCCGCTGGACCGGGTCAGCGGAAGCGGCGACCCGTCGGCTCCGATCACCGAGCCGCTGTCGTTCGCGGTGCTGGCGGCGACCCGCCGGGACGGAACCGCCCGATCGGCACGCTCGGTCGCCACCGGCGGAACCACCTCTGCGGCAGCCGCTTCGGTGCCCAGCGCCGGCGGCACGGTAACCACGCCGCCGGCCGCGGGCGCCACCGCGGGCAGCGCACTCGGCACCGCTGTGCGCAACTTCATCGACTCGCATTTCCCCGGCTGGAGCCCGATCGCCGACGAGTTGGCGCCGATCGTCGCCAACGGCATCCAGGACCTGGTCGCCAACGGCAAGATCAGTGCCGAGGTGCAGCAGCTGGTCGCGAATAACACGATCATGCAGTTCGTTTCGACGAAGATCTCCGCCGCGCTGCACACCTATCTCGGTGTGCCGTCGCCGGTCGGCACCGTCGTCGGCAATGCGGCGGTCGGCTTCGCTCGCACTGTCCTCGGCAACGCCGGCGTCCAGGCCGCGCTGGATGTCATCGCCACCGCCGTGCAGCCGGACAGCGCGCAGGCCACTGCGATCGCAGCCGGGTTGGCTGTCAACGATATTGCGCCGCTTGCGAATTACCTCAAGGCAGTGGTCGCGAACTCCTCCGACGAGATCGCGACCTTCCTGAGCAACTCGGCGGTTCAGGCTGCGCTGGCGTCAGGTGTCTCTGGTGCGGTCATTGACTTGACCAGCGGTGGGGTCATCCCGACATGGCTCGGCAACGTCGTCGACGGCTGGGTGACCTCCGCGCTGGGGGGCAGCCCCACCGCGACCGCTGTCGGCAATGCGCTGGGCGCAGCCGTACAGGGCTTGCTGAGCAACACCAAGGCGGTGCAGGGTGTGGCCGCGGTGGCCGGCGCTGCTGTCACCGACATCTTGTCCGCACCGGGCGTCCCGGCCGCGCTGGCCGACTACATCACGCAGTTCGGCACCGCGCTGCTGGCGGGCGAGAACTGGATCGACGCACTGGATGTGGCCTGGCAAGGGCTGCAAGGCAATTCGGCGTTCCTGTCGGCGCTGGCTCCCGCCGCGGGTGACGCTGTGTCGTCACTGGTCACCAATGCTGATGTGGTGGCGGGCCTGGCGTCGACGGTCAAGACGCTGGTGATCAACTTGGCGGCCGACGAAGGTTTCCGCACTGTCGTCGGTGAATTGTTCGGGCCGACCTATGGTCCGACGCTTGCCGAGGCTCTGGCCGATCCGAAGTCCGCGGCGCAGCTCGGTGCGACGGCCGGCTCGGTGATCACCAGCTTCCTTGCCCAGGACGGCGTGGCGGAGACGCTGTCGGCTGCCACCGAGCAGATCGTCGCGGCGCTGCTGAGCGGGGTCTCGCCTGTCGACGTGCTCCAGGGCGCTGTGCAGCAGCTGGCGTCGGACCCGGCGTTGGTGGCGGCATTCAATGCGACCGTGCCGGATGCGCTGCAGTCGGTGCTCAAGGCGCCGGCTGTCAGGGACGTGATCAGCACGGTCGCGCAAGGTGTCGTCAATCAGCTGATCGATTCGACTCCGCTGAACAACACGGCCCTGGATCCGGTGGTGAGCCAGGTAGCCAAAGCCACGGTGCAGGCCTTCGTGTCCAACCCGGCCGCCCAGGGCCTGATCGGCGATCTCGCCGGGGATCTCCTCGGCGGAGCGCCGCCGGCCGATGTGGTGCAGACCGTCATTTCCAGGGTCGTGAACAGCCCCGCACTGCAGATCGCGCTCGGGCAGTCGCTGGGGCAGGGCTTCGGCGCGCTGCTCGGTGACAATCCGGTCGCCTACGCCGTCGGTCAGCTGGCCGGAATCGGCACGGCGCTGGCGTTGGTGTTGAGCTTCGGGGTGGCGAACCTGTTCGGTCTGACTGGCGGCTTGTCGGCGTCCTCGGTCCCGAGCGGCAGCTCGTACTTCGTGACATTGCAGATTGCCTGACCCTCCTGGGTGACCGGGCTCTGAATCCCCTCGTGCAACTTTCAGGGTGTGCTATATCTAGCAAACTATTGTGCGGGCTGGGGTGGGGGTGACTGCAATGAGCCTGGGGCAGCAGGGTCGTTACATCGGTCGGGTTGGCGCGTTGGCCGTCGCCCTCGGCGTCGGAGGAGTGATTGCGGCTCTGCCCGCGGTGGCATCAGCGGATACCGGCGCGGGGGACTCGGGTAAGGCCACGGCCTCGGCAGGTAAGCACGCCCCCCGAACCCCGGCCAAGCCGGACGGCCGCACCCCGAAGGCCCCGCTTCCGGCGGCGGCAACCAAGCCCGCTCGTGCGATCTCGGCAAGTAGCCGCGTGCCGTTGGCCCGCCTCGGCGTGGGTCACGATCCCCTCGCTCCCGTTACCGAGGCGATTTCATGGGCGGTGCTGGCGGTGACTCGTCGTGAACAGTCCGGGCCGACAGGGATCTCCGTCCCGGCAAGTTCGGTGACCACCGCGGAGCCGGCCGACGGGATCGCCCATTCGGCCAGGACGCTCAACCATGTCAGTCCAAGCCAGAAGACCGGCTCCGCAGCTTCTGTGCCGTCCGTTCAACTCGCGGAGGTGCCGGCCGCAGCGGAGGTCGAAACCTCGGCTGACATGACATTTTGGAATGACGTCGTCGCCCCGGCTCTCACCGATTTCGTCGAACTCGGCATCAAGTTCAGTGATCTCACCGCCGCCAAGCAAGCCGTGGTGAATTTGTTTCTGCCAGTAGCCATCGAATTGATGGGTGAGGCCCTGTACGGGGACCCGGTTAACGGCGCCCTGTCCGGACTGGCCGGCAATCCGGACTTCGCCACCTTCGTCAGTAATCAGGTAGAGACCAGCTTGGCGGGCATGGGGGCGTCCCAGGGCGCCGCCCAAGTCGCCGGTGCCGCAGCGGCCTACTGGTGCACATCAGTGTTGAACGACACCTTCTTTCAGAATGCGTTCGGAACATTCATCCAAACGTTGACGGTGATTCCGAACGGCGGCGGAGCCCTCGATCTGCTGGGCGATCTCGTGACGACAGACTTCACCGTGAACGATCTCGTGAGCGCGGACCTGCTGGAAAGCGCTCCGACAGTCGTGGGATCGCTTGCCGCCTTCCTGACGGACGAGGGCGTTCAAAGAGCGCTGGCGACGGCCACGTTCGGTGCGGTCAACATCCTCCTCGGCGCGCAGGGCGATCCTGCCTCGACCGACTTCGTGACATTCATCGGTGACAGCATTGGTAACTCGCTGGCCTCGGCGCTGGGTGGTGGTCCCGCCGCGATACAGATAGGCGCGGCGATCAGCCAG
This is a stretch of genomic DNA from Mycobacterium sp. ELW1. It encodes these proteins:
- a CDS encoding GGDEF domain-containing protein, yielding MDLIALGRARQAVLRLGVVLIMVGAMIVGTSPGDWLAECIWIAAYALAAIGAAVLAVSPAGKLISGPRWHIATAATDIVAVAGFHLLTSGGYVPLLLIGLLPLMVIVELSWQRAAIVLSLSVVAFMGTLIADTSIHQQIGWPAAGFLVVLYAYLCCAAFLATYVHARQIAEISSERTASERLAHQATHDELTGLPNRAYVLARITDALTRDGRDALSAVLFLDVDDLKAVNDSLGHDAGDAMLQAAAQSLQRSVRAGDVVARLGGDEFVALLFGPTTREALDGLSERMHAALAEPVRIGDTTLRMTASIGIAPINEREQNTAATILRDADHAMYQAKRLGRGKSAYAPGQLVDSSGSS
- a CDS encoding DUF2855 family protein, with the translated sequence MTTKFVVQRNDLHTTHWDESPAPSLDDAEVRLRIDAFALTSNNITYAALGDVMNYWQFYPTGDSATGQIPVWGFATVVESRCPGVEVGERFYGYWPIADEVVLRATDVHPGGFAEGSEHRRALHAVYNQYVRCSADPGYRLDREAQQALLRPLFATSFLIDDFLADNAFFGATTVILSSASSKTAYGTAFCLAQRGGEVTVVGLTSPANAEFTRSLGCYDDVVCYEDAGTLSEVASVYVDMSGDTALRGAVHRRLGDLLAYSCAVGATHWDSLGGGGELPGPPPQLFFAPEQARKRAAEWGADGLQERLASAWTAFLARIDDAEHPWMTVVTRHGRDAVEQCYAALLDGTVPANEGHILSV
- a CDS encoding SigB/SigF/SigG family RNA polymerase sigma factor; protein product: MFRHLKSLEAGSLAFRRQRNDIIEYGLPLADHIARKYSGRGEPFDDLLQAARTGLVNAVNRFDVDNGADFLSFAVPTMMGEVRRHFRDHTWAVKVPRRVKEIQPQLTKARAELSQRLGRAPKIVEIAEYLGIARELVVEGTLGGAQYSTISTDTPTGDGDDDRPVGAVIGTIDPKLDRVLDIETVRPLIAALPERQRIVLNLRFFENMTQSQIAERIGCSQMHVSRILSKALETIRDHAVESRLAAAG
- a CDS encoding GAF and ANTAR domain-containing protein; translated protein: MSTIEHRFLDALGETRGVEAADRLCQTCVELIDVDVDVDAAALSLVFDGANIGTVGASDAQARVYDEMQFVVGEGPCLDSVAHRAPVLVADLADATEQRWPAYGPMMIAHEIRGVCAIPVVVAGEYVGALDLFRIAPGDPSREQLAGMMVAAELAQLPLLDLLSDDLQAGFSDPGSNAWEDLNALSRSEVGQATGMLMAQLGLNATSALARLRAYAYASGRSATSVARDIIDRRLWLEAD
- a CDS encoding GAF and ANTAR domain-containing protein, which codes for MSAPRETQVLGAVVALVDSLLDDFDIVELLTDLTGQCARLLDVRAAGLLLAGPRQDLHLMAATSKSSHDLEIFQLQADEGPCLDCFITGQAISAPDLDAERARWPRFVPAATEAGFVSVHAVPMRAAGTLLGALGLFGTRLGALNDADLLVAHSLVHVACVAILQGHSPTPNTVGPSLRAALNDRVVVDQATGFVGETLGVPMEEAFRLLRQYAQNHPEHLTDIARQLVGQPARRAGILAALAELVPEV
- a CDS encoding GAF and ANTAR domain-containing protein, with the translated sequence MPADASNELARTLGNFAMRLQAQKSRADTLQTIVDAATAIVPGARWVGISLIQRGTVVAEAPTDPIVAHLDQLQSELGDGPCITALREHHTVLIDDMSSETRWPEFVRQAISLDVHSLLSFQLFVESETLGAMNLYGAQPNAFTQESVDVGTIVAQHAAVAMFGTAAATQFHAALASRDVISQAKGILMHRHNITGVEAFAMLTHASADTNIKLVDVARWLVAEHESAID
- a CDS encoding SpoIIE family protein phosphatase, which codes for MTDTEDLWQNAPSGQLAATPDGRILDANTTLASWLGTTPNALRGKQITDLFTVGGRIHFETHFAPLLQMSGELEGISVELRAADSSRRSVFLTANVKSGDDGRPALIRVDIQDARERRSYERALLEERQRAESERARAESLAETLRRSLLPPSLSVPEGLTAAAHYHASVQDIGGDFYDLFPLSHNVSGFFLGDVCGKGPAAAAITSLTRYTLRTAAVVDPDPITVLHRLNTVIGQEYRDGQTRFCTVVFGTLTQKEDGFEVRLASGGHPPPLLMERSGEVDYLDLTGGMAVGLTDRPRFVDASLRLAPGDTLLLYSDGLTEARVGEGKRRYDDDGALRRFVTALTPTNADDLIAEIRQLLGTFGSGIEDDTAVLALGVPY
- a CDS encoding alpha/beta hydrolase; translated protein: MDVVSRNHVTRVGDADGPTLLLAHGFGCDQHLWHPVASRLRDRFDIVLFDHVGSGNADPAAWDPGKYASLQGYADDVVEIAEALDLRDVVLVGHSVAAMIGVLAVSTAPARFSKLAMITPSPRYIDDDGYRGGFSRADIDELLESLESNYLGWSQSMAPTIMGNADRPELAEDLATTFCRTNPAAAKIFARATFLSDNRADLAGVPVPTLIVDCRQDVIAPPEVGAYVRDRIPDAQLITLDATGHCPHVSAPEATAEVLAAFAYA
- a CDS encoding sensor domain-containing diguanylate cyclase, with amino-acid sequence MFIAYADRVFSPNIQPVGGELSVATLQTIIKVQQAINEADATADAVMKIVAEQAREATHAHGAVIELAEFGEMVYTTTAGSLAGTEGLRLAMSGSMSGECVRTGKILISTDTETDPRVDLEACRRVHARSMIVVPLVDGNRTQGVLKVICSEPNAFAEEDVNLLEQLAQFIAKALARAHVMDEKARAASVDALTGLANRAAFLSGLEGMISGAAGTGNPVAVVLYIDLDGFKPINDVYGHSVGDEVLRIIGSRIATTCRAEDLGARIGGDEFAVLLASSFAPDPFSLRQRLVTVLQEDMPTSAGALTVGASCGTAVVGGGDLAEAVLARADAAMYAEKRTRSGTRR